The genomic interval CGAGGCTCTGCTATATTCATAATCCGCCAAAGGTTTTCCCGGACTGGTTTGAATAAATGTTGAAGTTTGATACACCGGAGGCATAACCGCTCCTGTACTTGGATCATGATGTTGACCGCCATGTATTACTTTAGTATTGAATTTCATATAGTTATAAATTTTTAATGCTTAATTGTGGTACAAATTTACCGTTTAATTTATTTTAATCCTGATACAACTTCTTACCTTTGTATATAATTAACACTTTTTGATATGAAACACTTAACTATTTTAGTCTTTTTGTTTTTAATCTTGACAAGTTGTAACAAAGGGCTTTCATTTGAAAATGAAACGTTTAAAAAAGAATCTACTATTCCTTGCAAAAACGATTGCCCAAAAATCACCATAGATGTTCCTATCGCAAAAAACACCCCGATAGTAAAAGACAGTATCAATAAAAAAGTTTTTTCTGTAATAAAAGAAATCATTTATTTTGGAGAAGACCCATCAAAAGTGGATGACTACAAAACATTAGCCGAATCTTTTATTACTTCTTATGAAGAGATGCATAAAAAATTTCCAAGCGAAACCTTTGGCTGGGAAGGAAAAATAAAAGGAGATGTCGAATTTAATTCTGATCAGATTTTAAATATAAAAATTGATCACTATACATTTACCGGTGGTGCGCATGGATATCAGGGTTTCCGATCATTATTATTTAACCCCAAAACCGGAAAGGCAATCTTTACCGATCAATTGTTTAAAAATGAAAAAGAATTTATGGCTTTCGCCGAAAAGGAATTCAGAGCCAAATATCATATTCCAACAAAAGCCAACATTAATGCAACTGGTTTGATGTTCGAAAACGATACGTTTCAATTGCCTCAGAATATTTTTTATACAGATGAAGGCTTACTTTTATATTACAACTCTTATGAAGCCGCTTCGTATGCCGATGGTCCAAAAGAACTTTTATTTTCTTATGATAAAGTCGATAAGTATTTAAAATATCACTAGCTCTGTTTAAACACAAAAAAGATAATTCGGCTAAAGCCAATTAAGAAATAATCAACTTATACCTCCAGCTAAAGCAGGAGGCAATTCAATATAAAAATTTACAGTTTTCGCGTTAGACGCACTGCCGTGCGTCTCTACAAAAAAACCTTTGTCGCTTTGTTCCTTCGAACCTCTGAACCTTTCTTTTCACTGGACATCATATTTCATTTTTCGCAAAATCCTCAATGCTTCTTTAAACGACAAATAGATATTACCAAAAGGTTTCAGAAGCAATTTTGCGTCGATTAGTTTTTGTTTCGCGTCATCAAAGCCATTCAAATAACAAATCATAAAAGTTGACGGGAGATTTTCCAGATCTTTTAATTCACGTCCTGATAAAGGAATTCCTTTTTGGAGTTTTTGAAGCAATGCCATATTCGAATTATAAATATGATACAACATTTTCCGGTTAAATTCGGGAGGTTGAAAAAGCATTACACGATCAATCTTATAATATCCATTGTCGAAAAAATGAATCGTTTGTTTCTCTAAAGCATAATAACTCGTTTTGTCATTTAAACCCAACGGAACATATTCGGTTATGGTAAAACTATCGTCATCAAAAACAATCGTAACAACATCCTGCGCGGAATAAAAAAGTTTAATTTGTTCGTTGATTAATTCAATATCTACACGGGATAAGAATGTTTTATCTCGGGATTTTTTAGGAACTCCCGCCCAGCAAATCACAAACAATTCTTTAAAAACATGATATTTCGGCGACATGTCTTTATGCCTGAAATTCATAAAATCAATAACTCCGTCAAGAGTATACTGAATACTATTTCGGGAACTATTTTCGATTCCGATTACCGTTTCTGTATTTTGATAATTTTTTTCAACTTCTTCACTAATTTCTAAAGGAATCGAATTACTTCCACGTCTAACAAAAATACTGTTTGCAAGTATCGTATGAATTCCTTTTTTGAAATAGGAGATTTTGCTTTTGGGTTTAATAGTTACCAATCCAATTACTTTATCTTTTGGAAGATTCGGAAATGGCACATTTTCATATTGAATTTTAGGCGGATTTTCCAGAAAAGCATTAACAAGATTCTGGATTCGGCTATCGTCAAAAAAATCATCACCAACAATTTCGTTATCCTGATCTTCTACTCCAACCACAATATAAGAATTATTGGTTGGATTTGAATTTGACAACGCACAAATGTGTTTCAAAAACTTTCCTTTTCCTTCTCTGGAATGAAGATTCAACTGCCTTTTTTTATCATAAAAACTGCTCTCGTCATTATGTGCGAGTAAGTTTTTTATTAAAAGGCGTTTATTGATCATGGTTTATGTTTTTTTGTCTGCCACTAATTACACAAATAAAAAGTTCATAATTGTTTTATTTGCACCTCTATAAAT from uncultured Flavobacterium sp. carries:
- a CDS encoding DUF4163 domain-containing protein → MKHLTILVFLFLILTSCNKGLSFENETFKKESTIPCKNDCPKITIDVPIAKNTPIVKDSINKKVFSVIKEIIYFGEDPSKVDDYKTLAESFITSYEEMHKKFPSETFGWEGKIKGDVEFNSDQILNIKIDHYTFTGGAHGYQGFRSLLFNPKTGKAIFTDQLFKNEKEFMAFAEKEFRAKYHIPTKANINATGLMFENDTFQLPQNIFYTDEGLLLYYNSYEAASYADGPKELLFSYDKVDKYLKYH
- a CDS encoding ATP-binding protein; translation: MINKRLLIKNLLAHNDESSFYDKKRQLNLHSREGKGKFLKHICALSNSNPTNNSYIVVGVEDQDNEIVGDDFFDDSRIQNLVNAFLENPPKIQYENVPFPNLPKDKVIGLVTIKPKSKISYFKKGIHTILANSIFVRRGSNSIPLEISEEVEKNYQNTETVIGIENSSRNSIQYTLDGVIDFMNFRHKDMSPKYHVFKELFVICWAGVPKKSRDKTFLSRVDIELINEQIKLFYSAQDVVTIVFDDDSFTITEYVPLGLNDKTSYYALEKQTIHFFDNGYYKIDRVMLFQPPEFNRKMLYHIYNSNMALLQKLQKGIPLSGRELKDLENLPSTFMICYLNGFDDAKQKLIDAKLLLKPFGNIYLSFKEALRILRKMKYDVQ